One Streptomyces sp. R28 DNA window includes the following coding sequences:
- a CDS encoding elongation factor G-like protein EF-G2, which yields MGDKANAHPGAAGRATAADHPASVRNVVLVGHSGSGKTTLVEALALTAGAVNRAGRVEDGGTVSDYDEIEHRQQRSVQLSLVPVEWDGIKVNLLDTPGYADFVGELRAGLRAADAALFVVSASDGVDGSTRMVWEECAAVGMPRAIVVTHLEAARADYEEMTRICAEAFGGDDPDAVLPLYLPLHGPQGPDGHAPVTGLTGLLSQKLFDYSSGERKEAEPGDDQLPEIEEARNRLIEGIIAESEDETLMDRYLGGEQVDVKTLIEDLERAVARGTFFPVLAAAPATDGARQGLGTVEVLELITRGFPTPLERAAPRVTTVDGKPRELKLCDPNGPLVAEVVKTASDPYVGRVSMVRVFSGTLRPDATVHVSGHGLADRGHEDHDVDERIGALSAPFGKQQRTLTHAIAGDLACVAKLSRAETGDTLSAKDDPLLMEPWQMPDPLLPLAIQAHSKADEDKLSQGLSRLVAEDPTMRLEQNQNTHQVVLWCLGEAHADVALERLRSRYGVQVDVVPHKVSLRETFASRSAGRGRHVKQSGGHGQYAICEIEVEPLPGGSGIEFVDEVVGGAVPRQFIPSVEKGVRAQAARGVAAGHPLVDIRVTLRDGKAHSVDSSDAAFQTAGALALREAAADTKIHLLEPVAEVSVLVGDDYVGAVMSDLSGRRGRVLGTEQTSGSRTLIKAEVPEIEIGRYAVDLRSLSHGTARFNRSYARHEPMPPQVAERIREEALDAS from the coding sequence ATGGGCGACAAGGCGAACGCACACCCCGGAGCCGCCGGCAGGGCTACAGCGGCCGACCACCCCGCGTCCGTACGGAATGTGGTACTGGTCGGCCACTCCGGATCGGGAAAGACCACGTTGGTGGAAGCCCTCGCACTCACGGCAGGGGCGGTGAACCGGGCGGGCCGCGTGGAGGACGGCGGCACAGTCTCCGACTACGACGAGATCGAGCACCGGCAGCAACGCTCGGTGCAGCTCTCCCTGGTGCCGGTCGAATGGGACGGCATCAAGGTCAACCTTCTGGACACCCCCGGATACGCCGACTTCGTCGGGGAACTCAGGGCCGGTCTGCGAGCGGCGGACGCGGCCCTTTTCGTCGTCTCCGCCTCGGACGGTGTGGACGGCTCGACCCGCATGGTGTGGGAGGAGTGCGCGGCCGTCGGCATGCCACGCGCGATCGTCGTCACGCACCTGGAGGCCGCCCGGGCCGACTACGAGGAGATGACACGGATCTGCGCGGAGGCCTTCGGCGGGGACGACCCCGATGCCGTACTCCCGCTGTATCTGCCGCTGCACGGCCCGCAGGGCCCGGACGGGCACGCGCCCGTGACCGGACTGACCGGGCTGCTGTCGCAGAAGCTGTTCGACTACTCGTCCGGGGAGCGCAAGGAGGCCGAGCCGGGCGACGACCAGCTGCCGGAGATCGAGGAGGCCCGTAACCGGCTGATCGAGGGGATCATCGCGGAGAGCGAGGACGAGACCCTCATGGACCGGTATCTGGGCGGCGAGCAGGTCGACGTCAAGACGCTGATCGAGGATCTGGAGCGAGCCGTCGCGCGCGGCACGTTCTTTCCCGTCCTGGCCGCCGCCCCGGCCACCGACGGCGCCCGGCAGGGGCTGGGCACCGTCGAGGTGCTGGAGCTGATCACACGGGGCTTCCCGACTCCGCTGGAGCGCGCGGCGCCGCGCGTCACCACGGTCGACGGCAAGCCGCGCGAGCTGAAGCTGTGCGACCCGAACGGGCCGCTGGTCGCGGAGGTCGTGAAGACGGCGTCCGACCCGTACGTCGGCCGGGTGTCGATGGTGCGCGTCTTCTCGGGCACCCTGCGCCCCGACGCGACGGTCCATGTCTCCGGACACGGGCTGGCCGACCGCGGGCACGAGGACCACGACGTCGACGAGCGGATCGGCGCCCTGTCCGCACCGTTCGGCAAGCAGCAGCGGACGCTCACGCACGCCATCGCGGGCGACCTGGCGTGCGTGGCGAAGCTGAGCCGCGCGGAGACCGGCGACACGCTGTCGGCCAAGGACGACCCGCTCCTGATGGAGCCCTGGCAGATGCCCGACCCGCTGCTGCCGCTCGCCATCCAGGCGCACAGCAAGGCGGACGAGGACAAGCTGTCGCAGGGACTGTCCCGGCTGGTCGCCGAGGATCCGACGATGCGGCTCGAACAGAACCAGAACACCCACCAGGTGGTGCTGTGGTGCCTGGGCGAGGCGCATGCGGACGTCGCCCTCGAACGGCTGCGCAGCCGCTACGGCGTCCAGGTCGACGTCGTGCCGCACAAGGTCTCCCTGCGGGAGACGTTCGCGAGCAGGTCGGCGGGCCGCGGGCGGCATGTGAAGCAGTCCGGTGGCCACGGGCAGTACGCGATCTGCGAGATCGAGGTGGAGCCGCTGCCGGGCGGCTCGGGCATCGAGTTCGTGGACGAGGTCGTCGGCGGCGCCGTGCCGCGGCAGTTCATCCCCTCGGTGGAGAAGGGTGTAAGGGCCCAGGCGGCCAGGGGAGTTGCGGCCGGGCATCCGCTCGTCGACATCCGGGTCACGCTGCGCGACGGCAAGGCGCACTCGGTGGACTCCTCCGACGCCGCGTTCCAGACGGCCGGCGCACTCGCGCTGCGCGAGGCCGCGGCCGACACGAAGATCCATCTGCTGGAGCCGGTGGCCGAGGTGTCCGTCCTGGTCGGTGACGACTACGTCGGCGCCGTGATGAGCGACCTGTCCGGCCGGCGCGGCCGCGTCCTCGG